From a region of the Georgenia yuyongxinii genome:
- a CDS encoding STAS domain-containing protein: MAAHSPLPEPEPGTVALFALEDRVRLVLSGELDLATKADLLRAVREAVRYDQPVEVDTRHVTFMDSSAITTLSRLTQHTDQRPIFISPSDVVRFLLDVTMIGELVDVVDHDGALPAATAVHQASVTTSA, translated from the coding sequence ATGGCTGCCCACTCCCCGCTCCCCGAGCCCGAGCCCGGCACCGTCGCGCTGTTCGCCCTGGAGGATCGCGTCCGCCTGGTGCTCTCCGGCGAGCTCGACCTGGCCACCAAGGCAGACCTGCTCCGAGCTGTCCGGGAGGCCGTGCGGTACGACCAGCCGGTCGAGGTCGATACCCGCCACGTCACCTTCATGGACTCGTCAGCGATCACTACTTTGAGCCGGCTTACCCAGCACACCGACCAGCGCCCCATCTTCATCAGCCCGTCCGACGTGGTCCGGTTCCTGCTCGACGTCACCATGATCGGCGAGCTCGTCGACGTCGTCGACCACGACGGGGCCCTGCCCGCCGCCACCGCCGTCCACCAGGCGTCGGTCACCACATCAGCTTGA
- a CDS encoding diacylglycerol/lipid kinase family protein: MGEHPEPAERQRVKHDGPLRTAVVVNPARVEGLDELRATIEETLAAAGWPVPLWFETTPEDPGAGQARQAVAEGAEVVFVSGGDGTVRSCVQGLAGSEAALAVLPAGTGNLLATNLGLPDDPTEGVRLAVDRGRHLLDIGEVDGQAFAVMAGMGFDAKLLESASTTLKARIGSLAYVLSALKHLRDRPMRVQIQIDDHPPFRRRARTVVIGNVGRLQGGVRLLADAEPDNGQLDVAILAPRHLAHWAAMAWGILRRHEHVPRMEVLRGSRITITSDRDQPCQLDGDVIEPRRVLAATVRPAALWLCVYQPDRSPDLAEGAPKGR; the protein is encoded by the coding sequence GTGGGCGAGCACCCCGAGCCCGCCGAGCGCCAGCGCGTCAAGCACGACGGCCCCCTGCGCACGGCGGTCGTGGTCAATCCCGCACGGGTCGAGGGCCTGGACGAGCTTCGCGCCACCATCGAAGAGACCCTGGCCGCGGCGGGCTGGCCGGTCCCGCTGTGGTTCGAGACCACGCCGGAGGACCCCGGCGCCGGCCAGGCCCGCCAGGCGGTCGCAGAGGGCGCCGAGGTCGTCTTCGTCAGCGGCGGGGACGGCACCGTTCGCTCGTGCGTCCAGGGCCTCGCCGGCAGCGAGGCCGCACTGGCCGTGCTGCCCGCCGGCACCGGCAACCTCCTGGCGACCAACCTCGGCCTGCCCGACGACCCCACCGAGGGCGTGCGGCTCGCCGTCGACCGCGGACGTCACCTCCTCGACATCGGCGAGGTCGACGGCCAGGCCTTCGCCGTCATGGCCGGCATGGGCTTCGACGCCAAGCTGCTCGAGTCCGCCTCCACCACCCTCAAGGCGCGCATCGGCTCGCTGGCCTACGTGCTCTCCGCCCTCAAGCACCTCCGCGACCGCCCGATGCGCGTCCAAATCCAGATCGACGACCACCCACCGTTCCGCCGGCGCGCACGCACCGTCGTCATCGGCAACGTCGGCCGCCTGCAAGGCGGCGTCCGACTCCTCGCCGACGCCGAACCAGATAACGGCCAGCTCGACGTCGCCATCCTCGCCCCCCGGCACCTCGCCCACTGGGCGGCCATGGCCTGGGGCATCCTCCGCCGACACGAGCACGTGCCCCGGATGGAGGTGCTGCGCGGCTCACGCATCACCATCACCAGCGACCGCGACCAACCCTGCCAGCTCGACGGCGACGTCATCGAGCCACGCCGGGTTCTCGCGGCGACCGTCCGACCCGCAGCGCTATGGCTGTGCGTCTACCAGCCCGATCGCAGCCCCGACCTCGCGGAAGGTGCACCCAAGGGCCGCTAG
- a CDS encoding heavy metal translocating P-type ATPase has translation MRKFLSGLLGYPVVIATITAGLIGGVLELGGQETAARWVISALAAVVALLQARGMVDDLRSGRYGIDLLAVTAIASTVAVGEYWATLVVCLMLSGGEALEDYAAGRARRELTGLLENAPRTAHRLGADGQLTDVPVDDVAIGDRLVVRPFEVVPVDGVLESDGASLDESSLTGESLPVDHAHGDDLLSGAINGGEAIEVCATATAADSQYQRIIALVREAQESKAPFVRLADRVAVPFTIGALALAVGAWIVSGDPARMAEVLVVATPCPLIIAAPVAFMSGMSRAARNGVIVKSSGTLEQLARVRTVAFDKTGTLTYGKPRVTAVRTEGMAPAEMLALAAAVEQHSNHPLAAAVVDQARTGGGTVPAAEDVTEIPANGVRGTVGGHAVVVGSARFVERETGQDTSRLPAGATGVHVAVDGRYAGYVALADQLRAEARATMASLHRAGVRTTMMLTGDGEHVARHIGAEAGIDDVRAELLPQDKVAAVRAADPRPVMMVGDGVNDAPVLAAADVGVAMGARGASAASESADVVITIDDLSRSARAVQIGHRTMRVAWQAIGIGVAMSVGLMGVAAAGMLPAIVGAWLQEVVDLACILWALLAMRPGRAEVAEVERMRADVAVASADHHAPEAVLA, from the coding sequence ATGCGGAAGTTCCTCAGCGGCCTGCTCGGATACCCGGTGGTCATCGCGACCATCACCGCCGGTTTGATCGGCGGTGTGCTCGAGCTCGGTGGCCAGGAGACCGCCGCCCGATGGGTCATCTCCGCCCTCGCCGCCGTCGTCGCGCTCTTGCAGGCGCGCGGCATGGTGGACGACCTGCGCTCGGGCAGGTACGGGATCGACCTTTTGGCCGTCACCGCCATCGCCTCCACCGTGGCGGTGGGGGAGTACTGGGCAACGCTCGTCGTGTGCCTGATGCTCTCCGGTGGCGAGGCGCTGGAGGATTACGCGGCCGGGCGTGCCCGGCGGGAGCTGACCGGGCTGCTGGAGAACGCGCCCCGCACCGCCCACCGGCTGGGTGCGGACGGGCAGCTCACCGACGTACCGGTCGACGACGTCGCGATCGGCGACCGTCTCGTGGTGCGCCCCTTCGAGGTGGTCCCCGTGGACGGTGTGCTGGAGTCCGACGGCGCGAGCCTCGACGAGTCCTCGCTCACCGGGGAGTCCTTGCCGGTCGACCACGCCCACGGGGACGATCTGCTCTCCGGTGCCATCAACGGCGGGGAGGCCATCGAGGTGTGCGCCACCGCTACCGCGGCAGACTCCCAGTACCAGCGCATCATCGCGCTCGTCCGCGAGGCCCAGGAGTCCAAGGCGCCGTTCGTGCGGCTGGCCGACCGGGTCGCGGTGCCGTTCACCATCGGTGCCCTGGCCCTGGCCGTCGGCGCGTGGATCGTCTCCGGGGACCCCGCCCGGATGGCCGAGGTGCTCGTCGTCGCCACGCCCTGCCCGCTGATCATCGCCGCCCCGGTGGCGTTCATGAGCGGCATGTCGCGTGCGGCCCGCAACGGGGTGATCGTCAAGAGCAGCGGGACACTCGAGCAGCTGGCCCGCGTACGCACGGTCGCCTTCGACAAGACCGGCACCCTCACCTACGGCAAACCGCGCGTCACCGCTGTCCGCACCGAGGGCATGGCCCCGGCGGAGATGCTGGCACTGGCGGCGGCGGTCGAGCAGCACTCGAACCACCCGCTCGCGGCCGCCGTCGTGGACCAGGCGCGCACCGGCGGAGGCACCGTCCCCGCCGCGGAGGACGTTACCGAGATTCCCGCGAACGGAGTGCGCGGGACGGTGGGTGGCCACGCCGTCGTGGTCGGCAGTGCCCGCTTCGTGGAGCGCGAGACCGGTCAGGACACGTCCCGGCTGCCCGCTGGAGCCACCGGCGTGCACGTGGCGGTGGACGGGCGCTACGCCGGGTATGTCGCGCTGGCCGACCAGCTGCGGGCCGAGGCCCGGGCGACGATGGCCTCCCTGCACCGCGCCGGCGTGCGCACCACGATGATGCTCACCGGCGACGGCGAGCACGTCGCCCGGCACATCGGCGCCGAGGCGGGCATCGACGACGTGCGCGCAGAGCTGCTGCCGCAGGACAAGGTCGCGGCGGTGCGCGCCGCCGATCCACGGCCGGTGATGATGGTGGGCGACGGCGTCAACGACGCGCCCGTGCTTGCGGCCGCCGACGTCGGCGTCGCGATGGGAGCGCGGGGGGCCAGCGCGGCCAGCGAGTCCGCCGACGTCGTCATCACGATCGACGACCTCTCCCGCAGCGCTCGGGCCGTCCAGATCGGCCACCGAACCATGCGCGTGGCCTGGCAGGCCATCGGTATCGGCGTGGCCATGTCGGTGGGACTGATGGGCGTCGCGGCGGCCGGGATGCTGCCGGCGATCGTCGGCGCGTGGCTGCAGGAAGTCGTGGACCTCGCCTGCATCCTCTGGGCCCTGCTCGCCATGCGGCCGGGACGGGCGGAAGTCGCCGAGGTGGAGCGGATGAGGGCTGACGTAGCCGTCGCGTCCGCCGACCACCACGCGCCTGAAGCGGTCCTCGCCTGA
- a CDS encoding carboxymuconolactone decarboxylase family protein — translation MDETMYHRTTPELAARRRELAPEIHGAFEEFSRAVFADGALPEKIKQLIAVAVAHVTQCPYCIDGHTKLAARRGASPEEIMEAIWVAAEMRAGGAYAHATLALHALGEGAVQAATRSS, via the coding sequence ATGGACGAGACGATGTACCACCGCACCACCCCGGAGCTCGCCGCTCGGCGCAGAGAGCTGGCGCCGGAGATCCACGGGGCGTTCGAGGAGTTCAGTCGGGCCGTGTTCGCTGACGGCGCGCTGCCGGAGAAGATCAAGCAGCTGATCGCTGTTGCCGTCGCCCATGTGACGCAGTGCCCGTACTGCATCGACGGTCACACCAAGCTGGCAGCGCGCAGGGGAGCGAGCCCCGAGGAGATCATGGAGGCGATCTGGGTCGCCGCCGAGATGCGTGCGGGCGGCGCGTATGCGCACGCCACCTTGGCGCTGCACGCCCTCGGTGAAGGTGCCGTTCAAGCGGCAACGAGATCTTCGTGA
- the ctaD gene encoding aa3-type cytochrome oxidase subunit I, translated as MAATAELPTGVVPGLPPRRQHWGKTLVSWVTSTDHKVIGYLYLVTSFGFFMIGGVLALLMRAELLAPGLQLVQSHEQYNQLFTMHGTIMMLLFATPLFTGLANIMVPLQIGAPDVAFPRLNMFSYWLFLFGGLIVVSGSLTPKGAASFGWTAYNPLSNAVFSPGLGGDLWVMGLAMTGFATIFGAVNLIATVITLRAPGMTMFRMPIFTWNALITSILVLMAFPVLAAALFGLAVDRVLGGQVYSPDAGGALLWQHLFWFFGHPEVYIIALPFFGIVTEVLPVFSRKPVFGYKGLVFATIAIAALSMTVWAHHMFTTGGVALSFFSLMSMFIAVPTGIKFFNWLGTMWRGKVTFETPMLFALGFLATFLFGGLTGVIIASPPMNFQVHDTYFIVAHFHYVVFGTVVFAMYSGFYFWWPKWTGRMLDERLGKINFWLLFVGFQTTFLVQHWLGAQSMPRRYADYLPEDGFQLYHQISTVGAAILAVSTLPFLYNVYKTQRGPRTVIVDDPWGFGSSLEWATACPVPRHNFTSLPRIRSERPAFDLHHPEVAAMEHSRSDSGVLESLYGGPETEGRTPMLAERITRRSDESVRSGDGPPDVGLPEGG; from the coding sequence ATGGCTGCCACCGCTGAGTTGCCCACCGGAGTCGTACCTGGACTTCCGCCGCGCAGACAGCACTGGGGGAAGACGCTCGTGTCGTGGGTGACCTCGACCGACCACAAAGTGATCGGGTACCTCTATCTGGTCACCTCGTTCGGGTTTTTCATGATCGGCGGCGTGCTCGCTCTGCTGATGCGGGCTGAGCTGCTCGCGCCTGGCCTACAGCTCGTGCAGTCCCACGAGCAGTACAACCAGCTGTTCACGATGCACGGCACGATCATGATGCTGTTGTTCGCGACGCCACTTTTCACCGGTCTGGCCAACATCATGGTGCCCTTGCAGATCGGTGCACCGGACGTGGCGTTTCCTCGGCTGAACATGTTCTCGTACTGGCTCTTTCTCTTCGGTGGCCTCATCGTGGTCAGTGGCTCCCTCACCCCGAAGGGTGCGGCGAGTTTCGGCTGGACGGCATACAACCCGTTGTCGAACGCCGTGTTCTCCCCGGGGCTGGGTGGCGACCTGTGGGTGATGGGCCTGGCGATGACCGGGTTCGCGACGATCTTCGGGGCCGTCAACCTCATCGCGACCGTCATCACGCTGCGTGCCCCGGGCATGACCATGTTTCGGATGCCAATCTTCACCTGGAACGCTCTCATCACGTCGATCCTGGTGCTGATGGCCTTCCCGGTGCTGGCGGCAGCCCTGTTCGGCCTGGCGGTTGACCGGGTCCTCGGCGGACAGGTCTACAGCCCCGATGCGGGTGGGGCCCTGCTGTGGCAGCACCTCTTCTGGTTCTTCGGCCACCCGGAGGTCTACATCATCGCGTTGCCGTTCTTCGGCATCGTCACGGAGGTCCTGCCCGTCTTCTCGCGGAAGCCCGTCTTCGGCTACAAGGGCCTCGTCTTCGCCACCATCGCGATCGCGGCGCTCTCGATGACCGTCTGGGCGCACCACATGTTCACCACGGGCGGCGTTGCTCTGAGCTTCTTCTCGCTGATGAGCATGTTCATCGCGGTCCCCACCGGGATCAAGTTCTTCAACTGGTTAGGCACCATGTGGCGTGGAAAGGTCACGTTCGAGACGCCGATGCTTTTCGCGCTGGGATTTCTCGCCACGTTCCTCTTCGGGGGCCTGACCGGGGTCATCATCGCCAGCCCGCCGATGAACTTCCAGGTTCACGACACCTATTTCATCGTCGCGCACTTCCACTACGTCGTCTTCGGCACCGTCGTGTTCGCGATGTACTCCGGCTTCTATTTCTGGTGGCCGAAATGGACCGGGCGCATGCTCGACGAGAGGCTGGGGAAGATCAACTTCTGGCTGTTGTTCGTCGGCTTTCAGACCACCTTCCTGGTCCAGCACTGGCTCGGCGCCCAGAGCATGCCCCGCCGATACGCGGACTACCTCCCCGAGGACGGCTTCCAGCTCTACCACCAGATCTCCACGGTCGGCGCCGCCATCCTGGCCGTGTCCACGCTGCCGTTCCTCTACAACGTCTACAAGACGCAGCGTGGCCCACGCACCGTCATCGTCGACGACCCCTGGGGCTTCGGCAGCTCCCTCGAGTGGGCCACCGCCTGCCCGGTCCCGCGCCACAACTTCACCTCGCTGCCGCGCATCCGCTCGGAGCGGCCGGCCTTCGACCTGCACCACCCGGAGGTCGCCGCCATGGAGCACTCGCGCTCAGACAGTGGCGTCCTCGAGTCTCTCTACGGCGGGCCGGAGACCGAAGGCCGCACTCCGATGCTCGCCGAACGCATCACGCGCCGGAGCGATGAGTCGGTCAGGTCCGGGGATGGGCCGCCGGACGTGGGCCTCCCAGAAGGCGGCTGA
- a CDS encoding helix-turn-helix transcriptional regulator produces MGATGTVHGRPAGAGSTRVRVLQTLRDVPEGLGAHELAAKLDLHPNTVRFHLGRLEQDGLVHRRVAHPSVPGRPPLRFTAAPQPNALGTRREFRALAEALASVLADQVPGAPELTEQTGRAWAQRLTEAWTGPPPDANEAIDMLADALAGIGFDPQITSDRHQLSLLQRHCPFLEVAQEHRDVVCSLQLGVIRGVLERLGAPVEVTRLVPFALPQGCLVQFTQK; encoded by the coding sequence ATGGGAGCGACCGGCACCGTGCACGGACGACCTGCCGGAGCGGGTTCGACCCGGGTACGTGTGTTGCAGACGCTGCGTGACGTGCCCGAGGGTCTGGGTGCGCACGAGCTTGCCGCCAAGCTCGACCTGCACCCCAACACGGTGCGATTCCACCTCGGCCGGCTCGAGCAGGACGGCTTGGTGCACCGTCGGGTCGCTCACCCGAGCGTTCCCGGGCGTCCCCCGCTGCGCTTCACCGCGGCCCCGCAGCCCAACGCGCTCGGCACACGGCGAGAATTTCGGGCTCTGGCAGAGGCACTGGCCAGCGTCCTCGCCGATCAGGTGCCCGGAGCGCCCGAGCTGACCGAACAGACGGGCCGGGCTTGGGCGCAGCGTCTGACGGAAGCCTGGACCGGCCCACCACCTGACGCGAACGAGGCGATCGACATGCTGGCCGACGCCTTGGCCGGCATCGGATTCGATCCGCAGATCACGTCGGACCGTCACCAGCTCTCGCTGTTGCAGCGGCACTGCCCGTTCCTCGAGGTCGCGCAGGAGCACCGGGACGTCGTCTGCTCGCTGCAGCTGGGAGTGATCCGCGGCGTGCTCGAACGTCTGGGCGCGCCCGTCGAGGTCACGCGCTTGGTGCCCTTCGCCCTTCCCCAGGGATGCTTGGTGCAGTTCACGCAGAAATAA
- a CDS encoding hemerythrin domain-containing protein, translating into MNSRGASGSPQSPTEGRHAELSSRLTEHAYALIEAVARATDTAPRAPSIEHVVAMRRELSDYLNGEVLPHLRTEEEILYNFARGAGQGTLVASMEVDHRAMLRQVEQVDRAASPLDAAMAARAVLLLFALRIEKEEEVLLPGLAQVGIDAALVLGRPHHVLGTLPRT; encoded by the coding sequence ATGAATTCACGTGGCGCGTCGGGGTCGCCACAGAGTCCGACCGAGGGGCGTCACGCCGAGCTGTCGTCGCGGCTGACTGAGCACGCCTACGCCCTGATCGAGGCCGTGGCGCGGGCAACGGATACCGCCCCGCGAGCACCGTCCATCGAGCACGTCGTAGCCATGCGCCGCGAGTTGTCGGACTACCTCAACGGGGAGGTCCTGCCCCATCTGCGCACGGAGGAGGAAATCCTCTACAACTTCGCCCGGGGTGCCGGGCAGGGGACGCTCGTCGCCTCGATGGAGGTCGACCATCGGGCCATGCTTCGCCAGGTCGAGCAGGTTGACCGGGCCGCGAGCCCGCTCGATGCGGCCATGGCGGCCCGGGCGGTGCTGCTGCTGTTCGCCCTGCGGATCGAGAAGGAAGAGGAGGTGCTTCTACCCGGCCTCGCTCAGGTCGGGATCGACGCGGCCCTGGTGCTGGGCCGTCCTCACCACGTGCTCGGCACGCTGCCGCGCACGTAG
- a CDS encoding DUF4193 domain-containing protein — protein MDYDVPRKNEDGVQVNATTDVEVRRPQGWAGVDEEDLVAGEGLELPGADLSGEELTIEVVPQQTDEFVCTRCFLVHHRSQLAGDVAGQPVCNECGA, from the coding sequence ATCGACTACGACGTCCCGCGCAAGAACGAGGACGGCGTCCAGGTGAACGCGACGACGGACGTCGAGGTCCGGCGTCCGCAGGGCTGGGCCGGGGTCGACGAGGAAGATCTCGTCGCCGGGGAGGGGCTCGAGCTGCCCGGGGCCGACCTATCGGGCGAGGAGCTCACCATCGAGGTGGTGCCACAGCAGACCGACGAGTTCGTCTGCACGCGCTGCTTCCTCGTCCACCACCGCAGCCAGCTGGCCGGCGACGTCGCCGGGCAGCCGGTGTGCAACGAGTGCGGCGCATGA